In a single window of the Christensenella timonensis genome:
- a CDS encoding glycyl radical protein, whose product MADVGSYQLNFKKNITPRVEKLYQNAIDATASVCVERARYFTESWKETEGQPVEIRRAKAIANVLSKMSIYILDGELIVGNVATKPRASVVDPEYSTTILNKEFQDPEKNPVDRPYDRHEMSDAVRKELMEDIFPYWADKTIEYHVMRELPEECINAAIPSEAKVHTIPPGTEIHLRHGAGHLNVDYKKFIARGARSIIDEAKERMAALKPEEQEKKSFYEAVVIIYEAVIDFAHRYVKLAREQAEQTNDAARKEELLEIARICNRVPEYPAETLREAMQSFWFAQIVLFGIEQDDTAVSPGRVDQYFYPYYKADKEAGRMTDEDVQELIELLFIKFSHMSVLWDYTTARYYAGFSLTQTIMVGGVDEDGIDATNELTYMFLEAEAQVPLFQPEFAARIHKNAPFEYLKKLAEVSKLGHGKPKMFMDEVAIPAMLKRGATLEEARDFCIVGCVEPSTSGNCCGWTNAVQFNVAKCLELALNGGVCLVTGEQIGPKTQDPETFESMDQVLEAFRQQLAYFVDQATKAISTYIKYHGKLAPNTFTSSLLDGCMESGLDMARGGCKYKAIGVNGVAVPDTGDSLAAIDQAVFRDKYCTMPQLIDALRKDFEGYDDLRHQLLYSVPKYGNDIDFVDNYVKKAGRIWCKEVEKHEGPHGEKYWPGEFTVSSNVPHGLATGALPSGRKLGEPLANGGISATNGSDVNGPTSLIKSAAKVDSVSACNGTLLNMRFSPSVLKEDRDIAKFANFLRAYCLAGGYHIQFNVVSSDLLKKAQKTPEKYKNLLIRVAGYSAYFTELSKEVQDDLIERTVYDEV is encoded by the coding sequence ATGGCGGACGTAGGAAGTTATCAGTTAAATTTTAAGAAGAATATTACTCCCAGGGTGGAGAAATTATATCAGAATGCAATCGACGCGACCGCGTCCGTTTGCGTAGAACGTGCACGCTATTTTACAGAAAGCTGGAAAGAAACGGAAGGCCAGCCGGTGGAGATACGCCGCGCAAAGGCGATTGCGAACGTCCTTTCCAAAATGTCTATCTATATTTTAGACGGAGAGCTGATAGTTGGTAATGTGGCCACGAAACCGAGGGCATCGGTCGTGGATCCGGAATATTCGACCACTATTTTAAATAAAGAGTTTCAAGACCCGGAAAAAAATCCGGTTGACCGGCCGTATGACAGGCACGAGATGTCTGATGCGGTCAGGAAAGAATTGATGGAGGATATCTTCCCTTATTGGGCGGATAAAACCATCGAATATCACGTGATGCGGGAGCTGCCGGAAGAATGTATCAACGCGGCGATCCCCTCGGAAGCCAAGGTACATACCATCCCCCCGGGAACGGAGATCCATCTTCGCCACGGTGCGGGGCATTTGAACGTTGACTATAAAAAATTTATTGCGCGCGGTGCGCGTTCGATCATTGACGAAGCAAAGGAGCGCATGGCGGCGCTCAAACCGGAGGAACAGGAAAAGAAAAGCTTTTATGAAGCGGTCGTGATCATTTATGAAGCGGTGATCGACTTTGCACACCGGTATGTGAAGCTTGCGCGGGAGCAGGCGGAACAGACAAACGATGCTGCGCGCAAGGAAGAACTTTTGGAGATCGCGCGGATTTGTAACCGTGTACCGGAATATCCGGCGGAAACGCTGCGTGAAGCGATGCAGTCCTTCTGGTTCGCACAGATCGTACTCTTTGGGATCGAGCAGGATGACACGGCGGTATCCCCGGGGCGTGTAGATCAGTATTTTTATCCTTATTATAAGGCGGACAAAGAAGCGGGCCGCATGACAGACGAAGATGTGCAGGAGCTGATCGAGCTGCTGTTTATTAAATTCTCGCACATGAGCGTGCTTTGGGATTATACGACGGCACGCTATTATGCCGGTTTCTCTCTGACACAGACGATTATGGTCGGCGGTGTGGACGAGGATGGCATTGATGCGACAAACGAGCTTACCTATATGTTCCTGGAGGCCGAGGCGCAGGTTCCGCTTTTCCAGCCGGAATTTGCAGCGCGTATCCATAAGAACGCACCCTTTGAATATTTGAAGAAGCTTGCGGAGGTCAGCAAATTAGGACACGGCAAGCCGAAGATGTTCATGGACGAAGTGGCCATCCCGGCCATGTTAAAGCGTGGCGCGACCTTGGAAGAGGCGCGTGATTTCTGCATCGTGGGCTGCGTGGAGCCTTCCACCTCAGGTAACTGCTGCGGGTGGACGAACGCGGTACAGTTTAATGTTGCGAAGTGTTTAGAGCTTGCCTTAAACGGCGGCGTTTGCCTGGTGACGGGAGAACAGATCGGCCCCAAAACACAGGATCCGGAAACGTTTGAGAGCATGGATCAGGTTTTGGAGGCGTTCCGGCAGCAGCTTGCATATTTTGTGGATCAGGCGACGAAGGCAATCAGTACATACATCAAATATCATGGAAAACTGGCGCCCAATACCTTCACATCGTCGCTGCTTGACGGCTGCATGGAAAGCGGGCTGGATATGGCGCGCGGCGGCTGCAAGTATAAAGCGATCGGCGTGAACGGCGTAGCTGTCCCGGATACGGGCGACTCGCTGGCGGCGATCGACCAGGCGGTGTTCCGGGATAAGTATTGTACGATGCCGCAGCTGATCGATGCGCTGCGCAAGGACTTTGAAGGCTACGACGATTTGCGTCACCAGCTTTTGTACAGTGTGCCCAAATATGGGAACGATATTGATTTTGTAGACAATTACGTGAAGAAAGCCGGCCGGATATGGTGCAAAGAAGTTGAAAAGCACGAAGGGCCGCACGGCGAAAAATATTGGCCGGGTGAATTTACTGTGTCCTCCAATGTACCACATGGTCTCGCGACAGGCGCGTTGCCGTCCGGAAGGAAGTTGGGAGAACCGCTTGCGAACGGCGGGATATCTGCGACGAACGGTTCGGACGTCAACGGGCCGACATCGCTGATCAAATCGGCAGCCAAGGTCGACAGCGTGAGCGCGTGCAACGGCACGCTCCTCAACATGAGGTTCTCGCCTTCCGTGCTTAAGGAAGACAGGGATATTGCAAAATTTGCGAACTTCCTGCGTGCGTACTGCCTGGCGGGCGGTTACCATATCCAGTTCAATGTGGTAAGCAGTGATCTTTTGAAAAAGGCGCAGAAAACGCCGGAAAAATATAAAAACCTGTTGATCCGCGTGGCAGGCTACAGCGCATACTTCACCGAGCTGAGCAAGGAAGTACAGGACGACCTCATTGAGCGCACGGTGTATGACGAAGTATAA
- the rbsK gene encoding ribokinase, whose translation MIVEIGSINVDYIIHNRRLPVPGETIYGKGVTIMGGGKGANQIAAAARLGAETVFLSKIGGLDHYNDIVMDDLKWANVNTELVETVPDVYSGSGYVLVNETGQNSIIIIMGANGEITPDYVDKNKACLDKAKICMVEFMIPMETCEHAIKTAKKQGIVTLVNPAPYSPIDDSFYPYIDIITPNEIEAADFCGFAIDDEQSASEACSFFHNKGVKNVIITMGSRGAFVSDGKKRMMVESYKVDALDTSGAGDSFNGGFAYAYWKGHDLFTAAHFGNAVASLSVQRLGTMKSMPTLAETEQVMKLPAL comes from the coding sequence ATGATTGTAGAGATTGGAAGCATCAATGTAGATTATATCATCCACAACAGGAGGCTTCCCGTGCCGGGGGAAACGATCTATGGAAAAGGCGTGACCATCATGGGCGGGGGAAAAGGCGCGAACCAGATCGCGGCGGCGGCCCGCCTGGGAGCGGAAACGGTCTTTTTGAGCAAGATCGGCGGCCTTGACCATTATAACGATATCGTCATGGACGATTTAAAATGGGCGAACGTCAACACGGAACTCGTGGAAACGGTTCCCGACGTTTACAGCGGCTCCGGCTATGTACTGGTAAATGAAACGGGACAAAATTCCATCATCATCATCATGGGTGCGAACGGGGAGATCACGCCGGACTATGTGGATAAGAACAAGGCATGCCTCGATAAGGCTAAAATCTGTATGGTGGAGTTCATGATCCCCATGGAGACATGCGAGCACGCGATCAAAACGGCAAAGAAGCAGGGCATTGTGACGCTGGTGAACCCGGCGCCGTATAGTCCGATCGACGACAGCTTCTATCCGTATATCGATATCATCACACCCAATGAGATCGAAGCGGCGGACTTCTGCGGCTTTGCGATCGACGACGAGCAGAGCGCGTCGGAAGCGTGCAGCTTCTTCCACAACAAGGGCGTGAAAAACGTGATCATCACGATGGGCAGCCGGGGCGCGTTCGTATCGGACGGCAAAAAGCGCATGATGGTCGAAAGCTATAAGGTCGACGCGCTCGATACCAGCGGCGCAGGCGATTCTTTCAACGGCGGCTTTGCATACGCGTACTGGAAAGGCCACGACCTCTTTACGGCGGCACATTTTGGGAATGCTGTGGCCTCGCTTTCCGTGCAAAGGCTGGGAACGATGAAATCAATGCCCACGCTTGCGGAGACCGAACAGGTCATGAAGCTTCCGGCACTTTAA
- a CDS encoding DUF362 domain-containing protein, which produces MKHEYERTTVSIAKVRDEQIYEAVKTAVDLVGGMQSYVKEGDRVTLKPNLAYPYPPPATTDPRVVKAVAQLCFEAGASKVYIGDSAAYSCKSILGVGRWTNQDVIERTGMAKVAEETGAQIVDFDEDEFVMTQIPDGVILQEAPIAKKMLDTDVVINIPALKTHFETLVTLGLKNYHGILPDHYKVQWHKDEIMQKIIDLHKVVKTDLTILDGLVGMQGLGPRCGTNVQMDVILASADMVSLDAVASELMEIGADEVESIRIARMQGLGNGFMDNIDIVGEKLDDVKVKFDRPDVSIDGIYPDFKIIKGGPCVHCYGRTKIMLDDLLAENFPDNAGVTNVFVGINPKQIPVEQIKGKALFIGDCAISTAANLRYALGDRAICVDGCPPIASVHRELDKLRAEQEKKK; this is translated from the coding sequence ATGAAGCACGAGTATGAAAGGACTACTGTATCGATTGCAAAGGTCCGGGACGAACAGATCTATGAAGCGGTCAAAACCGCTGTTGACCTGGTCGGGGGGATGCAGAGTTATGTAAAAGAAGGGGATCGGGTGACCTTAAAGCCGAACCTGGCATATCCTTATCCGCCGCCGGCAACGACGGATCCGAGGGTCGTAAAAGCCGTGGCGCAGCTGTGCTTTGAGGCGGGAGCCTCCAAAGTGTACATTGGGGACAGCGCGGCATATTCGTGCAAAAGCATACTGGGCGTGGGACGATGGACAAACCAAGACGTCATTGAAAGAACGGGTATGGCAAAGGTCGCGGAGGAAACGGGCGCACAGATCGTGGATTTCGACGAAGATGAATTCGTGATGACGCAGATCCCGGACGGCGTGATTTTGCAGGAAGCGCCTATTGCCAAAAAGATGCTGGACACGGATGTCGTCATCAACATCCCTGCCTTAAAAACACATTTTGAAACGCTTGTTACGCTTGGGCTCAAAAATTACCACGGTATTCTGCCCGACCATTACAAGGTACAGTGGCATAAAGACGAGATCATGCAGAAGATCATTGACCTGCACAAGGTGGTGAAAACGGATTTGACGATTCTTGACGGCCTTGTGGGGATGCAGGGATTGGGGCCGCGCTGCGGGACAAACGTACAGATGGACGTGATCCTGGCTTCGGCCGACATGGTGTCGCTTGACGCAGTGGCGAGCGAGCTGATGGAGATCGGTGCTGACGAAGTGGAATCCATCCGTATCGCACGAATGCAGGGTCTCGGCAACGGATTTATGGATAATATTGATATCGTTGGCGAAAAATTAGATGACGTCAAGGTAAAATTTGACCGCCCGGACGTTTCCATCGACGGAATCTATCCGGATTTCAAGATCATCAAGGGAGGGCCGTGCGTGCATTGCTATGGACGCACAAAGATCATGCTGGACGACCTGCTGGCGGAAAACTTCCCGGACAATGCGGGCGTAACGAACGTATTTGTTGGGATTAATCCCAAACAGATACCGGTGGAACAGATCAAAGGCAAAGCGTTGTTTATTGGGGATTGTGCGATCAGCACGGCGGCAAACCTGCGTTATGCGCTGGGCGACCGCGCGATCTGCGTGGATGGTTGCCCGCCGATCGCATCCGTACACCGCGAGCTGGATAAATTAAGAGCAGAGCAGGAGAAGAAAAAATGA
- a CDS encoding substrate-binding domain-containing protein produces MKKGIMILVAVLLVAAMAVGCSAPAEPAASESASAAATQEASQAPAETQEASQAPSESASAAAASGDVSSEWSGLPADTTPIDFGLNADEVKAGNYTIGFAQCVMDHPYRLDMVDRAQKWCDENGVKMVMMDGEGEPSKEVSNIESLIAQKVDAIVISSHGGIAISPALQQAADAGIPVVLIDGGKPFDDWTYLTWMSTDDWQLGTMAAEKIVEDIGGEGKIIQLEGTSGSSCTTGRKGGAEEVFAANPGIEIVADQDCNWLRNNAIDTVTNALQANPDVKAVYAHNDEMALGAIEAIEKAGKVPGEDILVYSAGDYQQTAFDAIKAGKMELTQIYMNNGDYACQAAIASLMGKDIPQKINLGTEQATAENVDTRTAMY; encoded by the coding sequence ATGAAAAAAGGGATTATGATCTTGGTAGCTGTATTGCTCGTCGCTGCTATGGCAGTGGGTTGCAGCGCGCCGGCGGAGCCGGCCGCTTCTGAATCAGCATCAGCTGCTGCTACGCAGGAAGCTTCACAGGCTCCCGCGGAAACACAGGAGGCTTCGCAGGCTCCGTCTGAGTCGGCATCGGCTGCGGCTGCTTCCGGCGACGTTTCAAGCGAATGGTCGGGACTGCCGGCTGACACGACACCCATCGATTTTGGCCTGAATGCAGACGAAGTCAAGGCTGGCAACTACACGATCGGTTTCGCACAGTGCGTCATGGACCATCCGTACAGACTGGACATGGTTGACAGGGCACAGAAATGGTGCGACGAAAACGGCGTTAAGATGGTTATGATGGACGGGGAAGGCGAGCCTTCCAAAGAAGTGTCCAACATCGAAAGCCTGATCGCGCAGAAGGTCGATGCGATCGTCATCAGCTCCCACGGTGGCATCGCGATCTCGCCCGCTCTGCAGCAGGCTGCTGACGCTGGTATCCCGGTAGTCCTGATCGATGGCGGCAAGCCGTTCGACGATTGGACCTATCTCACATGGATGTCCACAGACGACTGGCAGTTAGGGACAATGGCTGCTGAAAAGATCGTAGAAGATATTGGCGGCGAAGGCAAAATCATCCAGCTTGAAGGTACGTCCGGTTCTTCCTGCACGACAGGCAGAAAAGGCGGCGCTGAAGAAGTATTTGCAGCAAACCCGGGCATCGAGATCGTTGCTGACCAGGATTGTAACTGGCTGAGGAACAACGCGATCGATACAGTAACGAACGCACTGCAGGCAAATCCTGACGTAAAAGCGGTTTATGCGCACAACGACGAGATGGCACTGGGCGCGATCGAAGCGATCGAAAAAGCAGGTAAAGTACCTGGCGAAGACATCCTCGTATACTCCGCAGGCGACTACCAGCAGACAGCGTTTGACGCGATCAAAGCTGGTAAAATGGAGCTGACACAGATCTACATGAACAACGGCGACTATGCTTGCCAGGCAGCAATCGCAAGCCTGATGGGCAAGGATATCCCGCAGAAGATCAACCTCGGCACGGAACAGGCGACAGCGGAGAACGTTGACACACGTACGGCAATGTATTAA
- a CDS encoding sugar ABC transporter ATP-binding protein has product MENNIVLEVKNITKEFPGVKALDDVSMSLKKGEVHALLGMNGSGKSTLLKIITGVYKADAGQVFVDGQEMHFDTVLESRHAGISMVFQELSLVPGLTVAENIFMGHMPLKNKLISYKEAKRLAKELLDSLNLDIDPTETVENLTVAEKQMVEIAKALSIDTKVLLLDEPSAVLTQTEIKSLFEIIRSIKASGITVVYISHRLEEVFEIADTVTVLKDGVHIATRTMEGLDSAELIRMMIGRSMDNMFPELQYKKTDEIVMKVDKLNNYRLKDISFKLRKGEMLGIYGVVGSGQREFAEALFGVDTKDMQIEGYEINGKPVKINTPVDAVNHGLAYIPEERKHDGLMLRLSVKENVSIPFIDRLSSPIKLVDGKKEKKTVKALIDKLSIKTPSQNVLVNNLSGGNQQKVVIAKWLGRESNIFICFEPTRGIDVEAKMQVYEALEELRRGGDSIIIVSSELTEVLGMSDRLYIMRKGRFLAEINRDEFDEERILANAAGVEV; this is encoded by the coding sequence ATGGAAAACAACATTGTATTGGAAGTCAAAAACATTACAAAAGAATTTCCCGGCGTAAAAGCCCTTGACGACGTAAGTATGTCGCTGAAAAAAGGAGAGGTACACGCGCTTCTCGGCATGAACGGGTCGGGCAAAAGCACACTCCTGAAAATCATTACGGGCGTATACAAGGCGGATGCGGGCCAGGTGTTCGTCGACGGCCAGGAAATGCACTTTGATACGGTTTTAGAGAGCAGGCACGCGGGCATCAGCATGGTGTTCCAAGAGCTTTCGCTGGTTCCGGGACTGACGGTGGCAGAAAATATCTTCATGGGGCATATGCCGCTGAAGAACAAGCTGATCAGCTACAAGGAAGCCAAAAGGCTGGCAAAGGAATTATTGGACAGTCTCAATCTGGATATCGACCCGACGGAAACGGTGGAAAACCTGACGGTAGCAGAAAAGCAGATGGTCGAGATCGCAAAGGCGCTTTCCATCGATACGAAGGTATTGCTTTTAGATGAGCCGTCCGCGGTTTTGACGCAGACGGAAATCAAGAGCTTGTTCGAGATCATCCGTTCCATCAAGGCAAGCGGAATCACCGTCGTCTATATTTCCCACAGGTTGGAGGAAGTATTCGAGATCGCGGACACAGTCACGGTCTTAAAGGACGGCGTACACATCGCGACACGGACGATGGAAGGTCTCGATTCGGCAGAGCTGATCCGTATGATGATCGGGCGCAGCATGGATAACATGTTCCCAGAGCTGCAGTACAAAAAGACGGACGAGATCGTCATGAAGGTCGACAAGCTGAACAACTACAGGTTAAAGGATATCTCCTTTAAGCTCCGCAAGGGCGAGATGCTGGGCATCTACGGCGTAGTGGGCAGCGGACAGCGGGAATTCGCGGAAGCGCTTTTCGGCGTGGACACCAAGGATATGCAAATCGAAGGTTATGAGATCAATGGGAAGCCGGTCAAGATCAATACCCCGGTGGACGCAGTCAACCACGGGCTTGCATATATCCCGGAAGAAAGAAAGCACGACGGACTGATGCTGCGCTTAAGCGTAAAAGAAAATGTTTCCATTCCGTTTATCGACAGGCTTTCAAGTCCGATCAAATTGGTCGACGGGAAAAAGGAAAAGAAGACGGTCAAGGCACTGATCGATAAACTGAGTATCAAGACGCCGTCGCAGAACGTCCTCGTCAACAACTTATCGGGCGGTAACCAGCAGAAAGTCGTTATTGCAAAATGGCTGGGACGCGAATCCAATATCTTCATCTGTTTTGAACCGACACGCGGCATCGACGTAGAAGCAAAGATGCAGGTGTATGAGGCGCTGGAAGAACTCCGCAGGGGCGGGGATTCGATCATCATCGTATCTTCCGAGCTGACAGAAGTGCTCGGAATGAGCGACAGGCTTTACATCATGCGCAAGGGACGTTTCTTAGCGGAAATCAACCGCGATGAATTTGATGAAGAACGTATCCTTGCGAACGCTGCAGGAGTGGAGGTTTAA
- a CDS encoding glycyl radical protein, with amino-acid sequence MEMRIEKLKQESVGVEQEVCVQRARYLTEAYRENEADPMILRRAKALKNVLNKMTLFIEDGQLLAGNQAGKLRAAAIFPEYCVNWIFEEIDELEKRPGDRFKVAPEAKTELLEIAEWWKGKTLEDRCQATLPQDVKDAYKASVLSANGNMTSGDGHIMLDFEKILECGAAGIIAQAKEKLDALDLADPQSHHKRIFYESVIVAYEGVIDFARRYSALAKELAEKETDEKRKQELLKISEVCAWVPEHPARTFYEGLQSVWFVHLISQIESNGHSMSFGRLDQYLFPYFKEDIAQGKITPEEVVELLSCLWIKAFGVIKIRPWSHTRFSGGGPTYQNLTLGGITPDGKNAVNELTMLCLDSVGKTQLPQPNVSARYNKLNPDAYLKKCIEIIKLGFGMPAMHSDELMIESLMSRGVTRSDANNYAIVGCIEPIIPGKFGYRSAGMSFTNFSKILELALNKGKDEVTGIVPLAASKDLTTYGSTDEILAEFRRQMEYFVKLRVTGEHVIDYAVEELVPEAFCSGLVQDCIGRGKTAKEGGSIYDMVTGPETGIVNAANSLEAIDKLVFEEKKISGEELQKVLKSNFAGAQGENIRQMLLNKADKFGNDADDVDELANELYQIFIDEQAKYKTTRYGRGPIGCISYPCTATISGNVPSGVNVMASAEGRFAGEPLTEGCSPYHGTDKIGPTAVLKSVAKMPNFLITGGNLLNLKFAPDALASEEGISKMMGLLKTFFDLKGWHVQFNIVSSDTLKDAQKNPEEYKSLVVRVAGYSALFNDLEPKTQDDIIERTEHNL; translated from the coding sequence ATGGAAATGCGTATTGAAAAATTAAAACAGGAATCTGTCGGTGTGGAGCAGGAGGTCTGCGTACAGCGTGCGCGGTACCTGACCGAGGCGTACCGTGAGAATGAAGCGGATCCGATGATCCTGCGGCGGGCCAAGGCGCTCAAAAACGTATTAAACAAGATGACGCTGTTTATTGAGGATGGGCAGCTTCTGGCGGGAAACCAGGCAGGTAAGCTGCGGGCGGCGGCTATCTTCCCGGAGTATTGCGTCAACTGGATCTTCGAGGAGATCGACGAGCTGGAAAAACGCCCGGGCGACCGGTTCAAGGTTGCGCCGGAGGCGAAAACAGAACTGCTGGAGATCGCGGAATGGTGGAAGGGCAAGACCCTGGAAGACAGGTGCCAGGCAACGCTGCCCCAGGATGTGAAGGACGCATATAAAGCAAGCGTGCTTTCCGCCAACGGCAACATGACTTCGGGCGACGGACATATCATGCTCGACTTTGAAAAAATACTGGAATGTGGCGCGGCAGGCATTATCGCGCAGGCAAAGGAAAAACTGGACGCGCTTGACCTGGCCGATCCGCAAAGCCATCATAAACGTATTTTCTATGAATCGGTCATCGTTGCTTACGAGGGCGTGATCGACTTTGCGCGGCGCTATTCCGCGCTTGCAAAAGAACTGGCGGAAAAAGAGACGGACGAAAAACGCAAACAGGAGCTTTTGAAGATATCTGAGGTTTGCGCATGGGTACCCGAGCATCCGGCCCGGACTTTTTACGAGGGACTGCAGTCGGTGTGGTTCGTACACCTGATCTCACAGATCGAATCGAACGGGCATTCGATGTCGTTTGGGCGTCTGGACCAGTACCTGTTCCCCTATTTTAAGGAAGATATCGCGCAGGGGAAGATCACGCCGGAGGAAGTGGTAGAGCTCCTGTCGTGCCTGTGGATCAAGGCGTTTGGCGTCATCAAGATCAGGCCGTGGTCGCACACGCGTTTTTCCGGCGGCGGCCCGACATACCAGAACCTGACGCTCGGCGGGATTACGCCGGACGGGAAAAATGCGGTCAACGAACTTACCATGCTCTGTTTAGACAGCGTAGGCAAGACGCAGCTTCCGCAGCCGAACGTATCGGCACGGTACAACAAGCTGAATCCGGATGCGTACCTTAAAAAATGTATCGAGATCATCAAGCTGGGTTTCGGTATGCCGGCGATGCATTCGGACGAACTGATGATCGAATCGCTTATGAGCCGCGGCGTTACGCGCAGCGATGCGAATAATTACGCGATCGTAGGCTGCATCGAGCCGATCATCCCGGGGAAATTCGGTTACCGCTCGGCGGGTATGAGCTTTACGAATTTCTCGAAGATCCTGGAGCTTGCGCTCAATAAAGGGAAGGACGAAGTGACGGGCATCGTACCGCTGGCGGCGTCAAAAGACCTTACGACGTACGGCAGTACGGACGAGATATTGGCGGAGTTCAGGCGGCAGATGGAATATTTCGTGAAGCTGCGCGTGACGGGCGAGCATGTCATCGATTATGCGGTGGAAGAGCTTGTGCCGGAGGCGTTTTGCTCGGGACTGGTACAGGATTGTATCGGCCGTGGGAAAACGGCGAAAGAGGGCGGCAGTATCTACGATATGGTCACGGGGCCGGAAACGGGCATCGTGAATGCGGCAAACAGCTTAGAAGCGATCGACAAGCTGGTCTTTGAAGAAAAGAAGATCAGCGGGGAAGAGCTGCAAAAAGTATTGAAGAGCAACTTTGCGGGCGCGCAGGGCGAGAACATCCGCCAGATGCTGCTCAACAAGGCGGATAAATTCGGCAATGATGCGGACGATGTGGACGAGCTGGCAAACGAGCTTTACCAGATATTCATCGACGAACAGGCCAAATACAAGACCACGCGCTACGGGCGCGGCCCGATTGGCTGCATCAGCTATCCGTGTACGGCGACGATCTCGGGCAACGTACCGAGCGGCGTCAACGTGATGGCAAGCGCGGAAGGAAGGTTTGCCGGAGAGCCCCTTACGGAAGGCTGCTCCCCCTATCACGGGACGGATAAGATTGGGCCGACGGCGGTTTTGAAATCGGTCGCGAAAATGCCCAACTTCCTGATCACCGGAGGAAACCTGCTGAACCTGAAATTCGCGCCGGACGCGCTTGCGAGCGAAGAAGGCATTTCAAAAATGATGGGGCTTTTGAAAACGTTCTTTGACCTGAAAGGCTGGCATGTACAGTTTAACATCGTTTCTTCGGACACGCTCAAGGACGCACAGAAAAATCCGGAGGAATACAAGAGCCTGGTCGTGCGTGTGGCTGGGTACAGCGCACTGTTCAATGACTTAGAGCCAAAGACGCAGGACGACATCATTGAAAGGACGGAACACAATCTGTAG
- a CDS encoding ABC transporter permease — protein MKSLVKNYPGMIVFIFVFVLGIFVSPSFFTLNNVADILQQTAQNGLLAAGMTLVIIGGGGGVDLSVGSNVALGCMVAAMTQAYAGFPTMGSVLLAVAVCAALGAGNGLLVTKGHLQPFVATLVTMMGGRAAALLINSGRPVSSGIPESFSVISNTKIGPFFLPMFIWIIAIILIHILLTRTKYGRDLIAAGGNEEAAKYTGINVKKVRFIAYTITGALAGICGALLCSKLKIGEPRSGEGYEMLAIAAVVMGGTSMDGGRGSALGTMFGVLALGVISNLLNVANVNMYLQKVVEGLIVFVSVLVPVITQYVNEKAARKHAMERL, from the coding sequence ATGAAGAGCTTAGTGAAAAACTATCCCGGCATGATCGTGTTCATCTTCGTGTTCGTGCTTGGAATATTCGTTTCCCCATCGTTCTTTACGCTGAACAACGTTGCGGACATCCTGCAACAGACAGCACAGAACGGATTGCTTGCCGCAGGTATGACGCTGGTCATCATCGGCGGCGGCGGCGGCGTAGACCTTTCGGTCGGTTCCAACGTCGCACTCGGCTGCATGGTAGCGGCCATGACGCAGGCATATGCAGGCTTCCCGACCATGGGTTCCGTATTGCTCGCAGTGGCAGTATGCGCCGCCCTTGGCGCAGGCAACGGCCTGCTCGTTACCAAAGGGCATTTACAGCCCTTCGTTGCAACGCTGGTAACGATGATGGGCGGCCGCGCAGCGGCACTTCTCATCAACAGCGGACGTCCCGTCAGTTCGGGCATCCCGGAATCGTTCAGCGTGATCAGCAATACGAAGATCGGGCCGTTCTTCCTGCCCATGTTCATATGGATCATCGCGATCATCCTCATCCATATCCTGCTGACGCGGACAAAATATGGACGCGACCTGATCGCGGCGGGCGGAAATGAAGAAGCGGCCAAATATACAGGGATCAACGTAAAGAAAGTACGTTTCATAGCATATACGATCACCGGTGCACTTGCAGGCATCTGCGGCGCGCTGCTGTGCAGCAAGCTGAAGATCGGCGAACCGAGATCGGGCGAAGGATATGAAATGCTGGCAATCGCGGCAGTCGTTATGGGCGGTACGTCCATGGACGGCGGACGCGGGAGCGCACTGGGAACAATGTTCGGCGTATTGGCGCTCGGCGTCATCAGCAACCTGCTCAATGTTGCGAACGTCAACATGTACCTGCAAAAGGTCGTGGAAGGACTGATCGTGTTCGTATCGGTACTGGTACCGGTGATCACGCAGTACGTCAACGAAAAGGCGGCGAGAAAGCACGCCATGGAAAGACTTTAA